A window of the Helianthus annuus cultivar XRQ/B chromosome 4, HanXRQr2.0-SUNRISE, whole genome shotgun sequence genome harbors these coding sequences:
- the LOC110937299 gene encoding serine/threonine-protein phosphatase PP2A-2 catalytic subunit: MSVDLASNSHGNLDEQISQLMQCKPLSEPEVKTLCEKAKEILMKESNVQPVKSPVTICGDIHGQFHDLAELFRIGGKCPDTNYLFMGDYVDRGYYSVETVTLLVALKLRYPQRITILRGNHESRQITQVYGFYDECLRKYGSANVWKMFTDLFDYFPLTALVESEIFCLHGGLSPSIETLDSIRSFDRVQEVPHEGPMCDLLWSDPDDRCGWGISPRGAGYTFGQDISEQFNHSNNLKLIARAHQLVMEGFNWGHDQKVVTIFSAPNYCYRCGNMASILEVDDCNGHTFIQFDPAPRRGEPDVTRRTPDYFL, translated from the exons GTAAAGACATTATGTGAGAAGGCGAAAGAGATATTGATGAAGGAAAGCAATGTTCAG CCCGTTAAGAGCCCTGTGACTATTTGTGGTGATATTCATGGGCAGTTTCATGATCTTGCTGAACTTTTTCGCATTGGAGGAAag TGTCCGGATACAAATTACTTGTTCATGGGCGATTATGTGGATCGAGGGTATTATTCTGTTGAAACAGTCACG TTGTTGGTCGCTTTGAAGCTGAGATATCCTCAGAGAATCACTATTTTACGAGGAAATCATGAAAGTCGGCAG ATCACACAAGTCTATGGGTTTTATGATGAATGCCTCCGGAA GTATGGCAGTGCTAATGTTTGGAAGATGTTTACAGATCTTTTTGACTATTTCCCTTTGACTGCATTG gttgaatcagaaattttTTGTCTTCATGGTGGGTTGTCACCATCCATTGAAACACTTGATAGTATAAGAAGTTTCGATCGCGTTCAAGAGGTTCCACACGAGGGTCCAATGTGTGATCTTTTGTGGTCTGACCCAGATGACCGTTGCGGTTGGGGTATCTCACCTCGTGGAGCTGGTTACACCTTTGGCCAG GACATATCTGAGCAATTTAACCACAGCAACAACTTAAAGCTCATTGCTAGAGCTCATCAGCTGGTAATGGAGGGATTCAACTGGGGGCAT GACCAAAAAGTTGTAACTATCTTTAGTGCACCAAACTATTGTTATCGATGTGGGAACATGGCTTCTATACTGGAGGTCGATGATTGCAATGGCCACACATTCATCCAG TTTGACCCGGCGCCTAGAAGAGGCGAACCTGATGTCACGAGAAGAACACCTGATTATTTCTTGTGA